One region of Macadamia integrifolia cultivar HAES 741 chromosome 11, SCU_Mint_v3, whole genome shotgun sequence genomic DNA includes:
- the LOC122093582 gene encoding N-acetyltransferase 9-like protein: MVQTCYEADREKMKVSLDGEKVTLVPYMREHVPKYHEWMQDPSLLQATGSEPLTLDQEYDMHLSWTQDPNKHTFIVLDKKLVVGDFFHGVPHVEAMAGDVNIYMNDLDDSQLAEIEIMIAENKSRGKGLGEESVLMMMAFAVKNFGINKFRAKIGESNMASLNLFRKLGFEDASYSEIFKEVTLELLVKEPKAEELQSLYGKLIMHS, from the exons ATGGTTCAGACCTGCTATGAGGCCGATAGAGAGAAGATGAAAGTGAGTTTGGACGGGGAGAAGGTAACACTGGTTCCCTACATGAGAGAGCACGTACCCAAGTACCATGAATGGATGCAGGATCCATCACTGCTTCAAGCTACAGGTTCAGAACCACTAACTTTGGACCAAGAGTACGACATGCACCTCTCTTGGACTCAGGACCCCAATA AGCACACTTTCATTGTCTTGGATAAGAAATTGGTTGTAGGAGACTTCTTCCATGGAGTTCCCCATGTCGAAG CTATGGCTGGTGATGTGAATATATACATGAATGACTTGGACGATTCACAACTAGCAGAGATTGAAATAATGATAGCTGAAAACAAGAG TCGTGGCAAGGGGCTCGGAGAAGAATCAGTCTTGATGATGATGGCTTTTGCAGTTAAGAATTTTGGGATCAACAAATTTCGTGCTAAAATTGGAGAATCGAACATGGCATCCCTCAATCTGTTCCGGAAActg GGCTTTGAAGATGCTTCTTATAGTGAAATCTTCAAAGAG GTGACATTAGAGTTGCTAGTGAAGGAGCCCAAAGCCGAGGAGCTGCAAAGTCTATATGGTAAACTGATTATGCATTCATAG